The following are from one region of the Silene latifolia isolate original U9 population chromosome 9, ASM4854445v1, whole genome shotgun sequence genome:
- the LOC141600773 gene encoding uncharacterized protein LOC141600773 has product MTDEQRSVYNEIMDVVLNNRGGVFFVYGYGGTGKTFIWHSLCSGIRSKGEIVVAVASSGIAATFIPGGVTAHSRLSIPLNVLKLTKNMCLQGGRTSDNVDDIRKLSEWILEIGDGLADGENDRELWNPDYLQERAILAPTHEIVEAVNDYVLSKIDEDEVIYLSFDEVSNDDIGMGDSDLHSTEYLNSIKFSGLPNHQLKLKVGDMVMLLRNIDQSRGLCNGTRLIMTDLA; this is encoded by the exons ATGACTGATGAACAAAGGTCGGTGTACAATGAAATAATGGATGTTGTTTTAAATAATAGAGGAGGGGTGTTCTTTGTTTATGGATATGGCGGAACTGGGAAGACATTCATTTGGCATTCTTTGTGTTCTGGCATAAGAAGTAAGGGAGAAATTGTTGTAGCAGTTGCATCAAGCGGAATTGCAGCAACCTTCATACCTGGTGGTGTAACAGCTCATTCAAGATTAAGCATTCCGCTCAAC GTGCTTAAACTGACAAAGAACATGTGTTTGCAAGGTGGAAGGACAAGCGACAATGTTGACGATATAAGAAAATTATCAGAGTGGATCTTGGAAATTGGAGATGGCTTAGCGGATGGTGAAAATGACAGGGAA TTGTGGAACCCAGATTACCTCCAAGAAAGGGCAATCCTCGCCCCTACTCACGAGATAGTTGAAGCGGTAAATGACTACGTGTTGTCGAAAATCGATGAGGATGAGGTTATATATCTAAGCTTCGATGAAGTTTCTAACGATGATATAGGCATGGGTGACTCTGACCTTCACTCTACCGAATACCTCAATAGTATCAAATTTTCTGGACTCCCGAATCATCAATTGAAGTTGAAGGTCGGTGATATGGTGATGCTTCTCAGGAACATTGATCAATCACGCGGTTTGTGTAATGGAACACGATTAATTATGACTGATTTAGCGTAA
- the LOC141599448 gene encoding uncharacterized protein LOC141599448 produces the protein MQKMKAIRGNSSNLITFSNLIFRFSKFSESHHFNGYGSLNLLRIRLFSSLGPHNKNEEGIKNGGNDHDDSKFAGVNGGNFVNQSFNSGDGQKSQFAGQNAAVDHRIRGTRNDVFIKPISGENGEGSGDFGLDTKKKKKNYYPPSVRELLNCPLTDEKSRGNEDDGVKEETRFSEVNSTSPPEEIKMDVPQDADEIFNNMKKSGLIPNAVAMLEGLCNDGLVHEAMKIFGIMREKGTMPEVVVYTSVVEGFCQAEKIDDATRVFKKMKDNGIVPNAFSYAVLIKGLCKATRLEEASDLCVEMLEAGHSPNVPLFTRLVEEFCKEKGVEDAQKFILTLRQKGFLLDEKAVRVYYDKTGPTSSMVWEAIFGPKKIFGPKETT, from the coding sequence ATGCAGAAGATGAAAGCAATTAGAGGTAATTCTTCAAATCTCATTACTTTTTCTAATTTAATTTTCAGATTTTCTAAATTTTCTGAATCCCACCATTTTAATGGATATGGAAGTTTAAATTTGTTAAGAATTAGGTTATTTAGTTCACTTGGTCCTCATAATAAAAATGAGGAAGGTATAAAAAATGGCGGAAATGATCATGATGATAGTAAGTTTGCTGGGGTAAATGGAGGAAATTTTGTAAATCAGAGTTTTAATTCTGGGGATGGGCAAAAGTCGCAATTTGCTGGGCAGAATGCGGCTGTGGATCATCGAATTCGAGGAACGAGGAATGATGTGTTTATTAAGCCAATTAGTGGGGAGAATGGTGAAGGTAGTGGGGATTTTGGTTTGGATactaagaagaagaagaagaattatTATCCGCCTTCTGTTCGCGAGCTTCTTAATTGTCCGTTGACAGATGAGAAAAGCCGAGGGAATGAGGATGACGGGGTTAAAGAGGAAACTAGGTTTAGTGAGGTGAATTCTACTAGTCCACCCGAAGAAATAAAGATGGATGTCCCACAGGATGCTGATGAGATTTTTAATAATATGAAGAAAAGCGGACTAATTCCTAATGCGGTGGCAATGCTTGAGGGACTTTGTAATGATGGTTTGGTTCATGAAGCTATGAAGATATTTGGGATAATGCGTGAGAAGGGTACTATGCCGGAAGTGGTTGTATATACGTCTGTGGTTGAAGGGTTTTGCCAAGCTGAAAAGATTGATGACGCTACGAGGGTTTTTAAGAAAATGAAAGACAATGGCATTGTGCCTAATGCTTTTAGTTACGCTGTCTTGATCAAAGGTCTGTGTAAGGCAACGAGACTAGAAGAGGCATCCGATTTGTGTGTTGAGATGTTGGAGGCTGGTCATTCTCCGAATGTTCCATTATTTACTCGATTGGTTGAGGAGTTTTGTAAGGAGAAGGGGGTTGAAGATGCACAAAAGTTTATTCTGACTTTAAGGCAAAAAGGATTTTTGTTGGATGAGAAAGCAGTTAGAGTTTATTATGATAAGACGGGTCCAACGTCTTCTATGGTCTGGGAAGCGATCTTCGGGCCTAAGAAAATCTTTGGGCCTAAGGAGACTACATAA
- the LOC141599447 gene encoding scopoletin glucosyltransferase-like, protein MSRHGHMIPILDIAKLFVARNVKTTIITTPLNAPTFTKTIETYNKRGPNPLMNLEIFTFPSREVGLPEGCENLQQAGALGVIPLFFKAGELLREQLEKFLEASRPDCLVADMFFTWATESSAKFNIPRIVFHGYGFFALCAKEIERVHKPFKTVSSDDEAVILPRLPHEVKMTRLQVSKEEWSDEDNEFNRRSARIKESEVESYGVIVNSFYELEPDYADFFRKELGRRAWHVGPVSLCNRGIQDKVTEHECLEWLNSKKHASVVYICFGSIAHYLAPQLTEIAKALEGSRQNFIWVVRNGDHRNAEEWLPQGFEQRTAGRGLIIRGWAPQVLILEHEAVGAFVTHCGWNSTLEGISAGVPMVTWPVFAEQFYNEKLVTEILKTGVPVGAKRWSRVPSIEDLINQDAIEKALKEIMVGEKAHEMRNRAKKLKDMAWRAVEEGGSSYNDLNSLINELRNNCTQN, encoded by the coding sequence ATGTCTAGACACGGCCATATGATCCCGATCCTCGACATAGCCAAGCTCTTTGTCGCTCGAAATGTCAAGACAACCATCATTACTACCCCTCTGAACGCGCCCACCTTCACCAAAACAATAGAAACCTATAACAAAAGAGGTCCAAACCCGCTCATGAACTTGGAGATATTTACGTTTCCATCACGGGAAGTTGGTTTGCCTGAAGGTTGCGAGAACCTCCAGCAAGCGGGGGCTCTTGGAGTAATCCCGCTTTTCTTTAAAGCGGGGGAGTTGCTAAGAGAGCAGCTTGAGAAGTTTTTAGAAGCTAGCCGACCTGATTGCCTTGTGGCAGATATGTTCTTCACATGGGCAACTGAATCCTCGGCTAAGTTTAACATCCCGAGGATAGTGTTCCATGGGTACGGTTTCTTTGCTCTTTGTGCGAAAGAAATTGAACGGGTACACAAGCCGTTCAAGACTGTCTCGTCCGATGACGAGGCAGTTATTCTTCCCCGACTTCCACACGAAGTGAAAATGACACGATTACAGGTCTCAAAGGAAGAATGGAGTGATGAAGACAATGAATTTAATAGAAGATCAGCGAGGATTAAGGAATCCGAGGTTGAGAGTTATGGAGTGATTGTTAATAGCTTTTACGAGTTGGAACCCGATTATGCTGACTTTTTCAGGAAAGAACTGGGAAGAAGGGCATGGCATGTGGGCCCAGTTTCGCTTTGCAATAGGGGCATCCAGGATAAGGTAACTGAACACGAGTGCTTAGAATGGCTTAATTCAAAGAAACACGCTTCtgtagtttacatttgctttggAAGCATAGCACACTATCTAGCTCCTCAGCTGACCGAGATCGCAAAAGCTCTAGAGGGTTCTAGACAGAATTTCATCTGGGTGGTCCGAAATGGGGACCATAGAAATGCTGAGGAATGGTTGCCACAAGGGTTCGAACAAAGGACAGCAGGAAGAGGGTTGATTATAAGAGGGTGGGCTCCTCAAGTGTTGATCTTGGAGCATGAAGCGGTAGGTGCGTTCGTGACTCACTGTGGATGGAACTCGACTCTAGAAGGGATCTCGGCTGGGGTACCAATGGTTACATGGCCGGTTTTTGCCGAGCAATTCTACAATGAAAAGCTGGTGACTGAGATTTTGAAGACTGGGGTTCCTGTTGGAGCTAAGAGGTGGAGTAGAGTGCCCTCTATCGAAGATTTGATAAATCAAGACGCCATTGAGAAGGCACTGAAAGAAATCATGGTGGGAGAAAAGGCTCATGAAATGAGAAACAGAGCAAAAAAGTTGAAGGACATGGCATGGAGAGCTGTCGAAGAAGGGGGGTCATCATATAATGACCTAAACTCTTTGATTAATGAGTTAAGGAATAACTGCACTCAAAATTAA
- the LOC141599449 gene encoding scopoletin glucosyltransferase-like produces MGIENQQLHVVFFPYLGHGHMIPILDIAKLFVARNVKTTIITTPLNAPTFTKTIETYNKRGPNPLMNLEIFTFPSREVGLPEGCENLQQAGALGVIPLFFKAGELLREQLEKFLEASRPDCLVADMFFTWATESSAKFNIPRIVFHGYGFFALCAKEIERVHKPFKTVSSDDEAVILPRLPHEVKMTRLQVSKEEWSDEDNEFNRRSARIKESEVESYGVIVNSFYELEPDYADFFRKELGRRAWHVGPVSLCTRGTQDKVNEHECLEWLNSKKHASVVYICFGSIAHYLAPQLTEIAKALEGSRQNFIWVVRNRDHGNAEEWLPQGFEQRTKGRGLIIRGWAPQVLILMHEAVGAFVTHCGWNSTLEGISAGVPMVTWPVFAEQFYNEKLVTEILKTGVPVGAKRWSRVASIEDLINQDAIEKALKEIMVGEKGPEMRNRAKKLKEMAWRAVEERGSSYNDLNSLINELRNNCT; encoded by the coding sequence ATGGGAATTGAAAATCAACAGCTTCATGTAGTTTTCTTTCCATATCTAGGACACGGCCATATGATCCCGATCCTCGACATAGCCAAGCTCTTTGTCGCTCGAAATGTCAAGACAACCATCATTACTACCCCTCTGAACGCGCCCACCTTCACCAAAACAATAGAAACCTATAACAAAAGAGGTCCAAACCCGCTCATGAACTTGGAGATATTTACGTTTCCATCACGGGAAGTTGGTTTGCCTGAAGGTTGCGAGAACCTCCAGCAAGCGGGGGCTCTTGGAGTAATCCCGCTTTTCTTTAAAGCGGGGGAGTTGCTAAGAGAGCAGCTTGAGAAGTTTTTAGAAGCTAGCCGACCTGATTGCCTTGTGGCAGATATGTTCTTCACATGGGCAACTGAATCCTCGGCTAAGTTTAACATCCCGAGGATAGTGTTCCATGGGTACGGTTTCTTTGCTCTTTGTGCGAAAGAAATTGAACGGGTACACAAGCCGTTCAAGACTGTCTCGTCCGATGACGAGGCAGTTATTCTTCCCCGACTTCCACACGAAGTGAAAATGACACGATTACAGGTCTCAAAGGAAGAATGGAGTGATGAAGACAATGAATTTAATAGAAGATCAGCGAGGATTAAGGAATCCGAGGTTGAGAGTTATGGAGTGATTGTTAATAGCTTTTACGAGTTGGAACCCGATTATGCTGACTTTTTCAGGAAAGAACTGGGAAGAAGGGCATGGCATGTGGGCCCAGTTTCGCTTTGCACTAGGGGCACCCAGGATAAGGTAAATGAACACGAGTGCTTAGAATGGCTTAATTCAAAGAAACACGCTTCtgtagtttacatttgctttggAAGCATAGCACACTATCTAGCTCCTCAGCTGACCGAGATCGCAAAAGCTCTAGAGGGTTCTAGACAGAATTTCATTTGGGTGGTTCGAAATCGTGACCATGGAAATGCGGAGGAATGGTTGCCACAAGGGTTCGAACAAAGGACAAAAGGAAGAGGGCTGATTATAAGAGGGTGGGCTCCTCAAGTGTTGATCTTGATGCATGAAGCGGTAGGTGCGTTCGTGACTCACTGTGGATGGAACTCGACTCTAGAAGGGATCTCGGCTGGGGTGCCAATGGTTACATGGCCGGTTTTTGCCGAGCAATTCTACAATGAAAAGCTGGTGACTGAGATTTTGAAGACTGGGGTTCCTGTTGGAGCTAAGAGGTGGAGTAGAGTGGCCTCTATCGAAGATTTGATCAATCAAGACGCCATTGAGAAGGCATTGAAAGAAATCATGGTGGGAGAAAAAGGTCCTGAGATGAGAAACAGAGCAAAAAAGTTGAAGGAAATGGCATGGAGAGCTGTTGAAGAAAGAGGATCTTCATATAATGATTTAAACTCTTTGATTAATGAGTTAAGGAATAACTGCACTTAA
- the LOC141600774 gene encoding uncharacterized protein LOC141600774, whose translation MATSTDLILCERDDRKLNDHTMYICNPKTMKGITLPRPPRCYKKSFKGFASVPYSTKQFIEYSVVVVNCGDGHGYVENEFGFEAQVFSSRIGKWKEVVLILPKPFKAFFHSCRSLFHDGILYFYDNKNGMIAFSPIISKEKEKADDETLSIACRSIDWPLDCIVDDQSFVTVDLCQERLRLTQKKGMSVNIWDLKDNDTSKWEVKDKINLGGLTSHDSSIRYISDFRTPWILLGFNPFDDAVLYACMNQDRIVSCDLKTRQLKSVFVMPDESKSLLLSSGMKFFEDVRPFWLIF comes from the coding sequence ATGGCGACTAGTACTGATTTGATTCTTTGTGAGAGAGATGATCGGAAATTGAACGATCATACGATGTACATCTGCAATCCTAAGACAATGAAGGGGATTACTCTCCCTCGTCCCCCTCGCTGCTACAAGAAATCTTTTAAGGGATTTGCTAGCGTCCCCTATTCTACTAAACAATTCATTGAGTATAGTGTTGTTGTGGTTAATTGTGGTGATGGTCATGGTTATGTGGAGAATGAGTTTGGATTTGAGGCACAAGTATTTTCGTCCCGAATTGGCAAATGGAAAGAGGTGGTCCTGATATTACCCAAGCCTTTTAAGGCATTTTTCCATTCATGTCGCAGCCTTTTCCACGATGGTATACTCTATTTTTATGACAACAAAAATGGAATGATCGCTTTCAGTCCAATAATTAGCAAAGAGAAAGAAAAGGCTGATGATGAGACTCTCTCGATTGCGTGTCGTTCCATTGATTGGCCTTTGGATTGCATTGTGGACGACCAATCATTCGTGACAGTCGACTTGTGCCAAGAAAGGTTGAGGTTGACGCAAAAGAAAGGCATGTCAGTAAACATCTGGGATTTGAAAGACAATGACACTAGTAAATGGGAGGTCAAGGACAAGATTAATTTAGGAGGGTTAACTTCACATGATTCTTCTATTCGCTATATTAGTGATTTTCGAACTCCATGGATTTTGCTTGGATTCAATCCGTTTGATGATGCTGTACTGTATGCATGCATGAACCAGGACCGTATTGTCTCGTGCGACTTGAAAACAAGGCAACTAAAATCCGTCTTTGTGATGCCCGACGAGTCTAAATCACTACTTCTTTCAAGTGGTATGAAATTTTTTGAAGATGTAAGACCCTTCTGGCTTATCTTTTAG